In the genome of Halapricum salinum, one region contains:
- a CDS encoding digeranylgeranylglycerophospholipid reductase, producing MTDHFDVVIAGAGPAGAQCARDVASRGYDVVVLETEPEAEFPRASNKSTGGTFPSMMSSFNIPDDVVMHFTDNVVLESPNHHFAQKQAGAVLEFADFKQFLVEDSREEGAEYYFDARVAGPIEEGGAVVGVRYNGDQEVYGDVVVDATGPSAALAKPLGVSDLEREKQAIGIEYEFENVDLDHPDYADLHDAMMLRLDHEYAPGGYAWIFHTGEDTAKVGLCYIQNEGYRQYSDEQRTIDGYLDHWMETDPRFENAEKVAGKQHRGSAHIQSPGQLSTDNFIAIGDTVPTIDPLWGEGINKGMQSARAAAITVDHCLTPDEPDTSAENISVYNDLWHENVAPNMESRLFMTELMYFAPNSRYDTFMRDLNNLDLQTMRRANEGSWRAISKLIHLKDVPLLAKFAAHRFRS from the coding sequence ATGACCGACCACTTCGACGTGGTAATCGCCGGGGCCGGGCCCGCCGGTGCCCAGTGTGCCCGCGACGTCGCTTCGAGGGGGTACGACGTCGTCGTCCTGGAGACCGAACCGGAAGCCGAGTTCCCGCGCGCGAGCAACAAGTCCACCGGTGGAACGTTCCCGTCGATGATGTCGTCGTTCAACATCCCCGACGACGTCGTGATGCACTTCACCGACAACGTCGTCCTCGAATCCCCGAACCACCACTTCGCCCAGAAACAGGCCGGTGCCGTCCTCGAATTCGCCGATTTCAAGCAATTCCTCGTCGAGGACAGCCGCGAGGAAGGCGCGGAGTACTACTTCGACGCTCGCGTCGCGGGACCGATCGAAGAGGGCGGTGCGGTCGTCGGCGTCCGGTACAACGGCGATCAGGAAGTCTACGGCGACGTCGTCGTCGACGCGACCGGGCCCTCCGCGGCGCTGGCGAAACCGCTCGGCGTGAGCGACCTCGAACGCGAGAAGCAGGCCATCGGTATCGAGTACGAGTTCGAGAACGTCGACCTCGACCATCCCGACTACGCCGACCTGCACGACGCGATGATGCTCAGACTCGACCACGAGTACGCGCCCGGCGGGTACGCCTGGATCTTCCACACCGGCGAGGACACCGCCAAAGTGGGCTTGTGTTACATCCAGAACGAGGGCTACCGTCAGTACTCCGACGAGCAACGGACGATCGACGGCTATCTCGATCACTGGATGGAGACCGACCCCCGCTTCGAGAACGCAGAGAAGGTCGCGGGCAAGCAACACCGCGGGTCGGCACACATCCAGTCGCCCGGGCAGTTGAGCACGGACAACTTCATCGCGATCGGCGACACGGTCCCGACGATCGATCCGCTGTGGGGCGAGGGGATCAACAAGGGGATGCAGTCGGCGCGGGCCGCTGCGATCACCGTCGATCACTGCCTGACCCCCGACGAGCCTGACACCTCCGCGGAGAACATCTCCGTCTACAACGACCTCTGGCACGAGAACGTCGCGCCGAACATGGAGTCGCGACTGTTCATGACCGAACTGATGTACTTCGCGCCGAACTCCCGCTACGACACGTTCATGCGCGACCTCAACAACCTCGACCTGCAGACGATGCGCCGCGCCAACGAGGGCAGCTGGCGCGCCATCTCGAAGCTTATCCACCTCAAAGACGTCCCGCTGCTGGCGAAGTTCGCGGCCCATCGGTTTCGGAGCTAG